The genomic region CGACGGGGTCGAGTTCCACGTCCGGCCCGCCCGGCAGGCCGATCTCTCCGGCATTCTCGGCGTGCTCCGGCAGGTCGCCGAGAAGCGCACCTACATCGTCGCCGAGACGGTCGCCCAGGAACTCGACCACGAGCGCGAACTCCTGCGTCAGGACGACGTCGAGTCGCGTGTCTTCTTCGTCGCGACCGTCAACGAGGAGGTCGTCGGCTGGGTCCACCTCCAGTCGCCCGAGATCGAGAAGCTCTCGCACACCTCGGAGCTGACGATGGGCGTCCTCGAGGAGTATCGCGGCCACGGCCTCGGCGGCCACCTGCTCGAACGCGGGCTGGAGTGGGCCGGTTCGCAGGGCTACGAGCGGGTCTATCAGAGCATCCCCTCGACGAACGAGGGGGCCGTCGAGTTCCTCGAGGACCACGGCTGGGAGGTCGAGGCCGTCCGGGAGGGCCACTACAAGATCGACGACGAGTACGTCGACGAGGTGATGATGGCGGTCTCGTTATAGTCCCATCGCCGAGAGCGCCTCGCGCTTGCCGGGGTGATCCTCCGGAAGTCCCGAGCGCCCGGTCATGGTCTCGCGCAGGGTGTCGCCCGCGTACTCCTCGCGAACCAGCCCACGGTCCCTGAGTTCGGGCACCACGAGGTCGACGAAGTTGCGCAGGCTCGCCGGTCGAACCACCTCCTTGACGTTGAAGCCGTCGACGCCGACCTCGCGAAACCAGTGCTCGAAGGCGTCGGCGATCTCTACTGGTGTGCCGACGACCACGGGCGAGGTCGTCCCGAGCCCGGCGAAGCGCGCCATCTCCCGCACCGTCCACTCGCGGTCAGGGTCGCTCCTCGTGAAGGCGTTCACGGCACCCTGGATCGCCTCGGTCTCGATGTACTCTACTCTCTGGTCGGGGTCGAGTTCTGAAAGATCCATGTCCATGAAGCCGCTGAGCAGCGCGAGGGTGGCCTCCACGTCGATCGTCTCCTTGTAGCTCTCGTGTTTGGCCTCGGCGATTTCCCGAGTTTCGCCGACGATCGGGACGATCCCGGCGAAGAAGTCGAGCGAATCGGGGCTCCGACCGCACTCGGCGGCGCGTTCGCGCATATCGGCCATGTACTCCCTGACTCCTTCCTCGGTGGGCTGGCTCGTGAAGACCGCCTCTGCGTTCTTCGCGGCGAACGCGCGGCCCCGTTCGGAGGAGCCGGCCTGATAGATCACCGGTGTCCGCTGGGGCGAGGGCTCACAACCATGCGGACCCTGAACGTCGAAATACTCGCCCTCGAAGCCGATCTCCCTGACTTTTTCGGGGTCGGTGTAGATGCCCCGCTCACGGTCCCGTATTACGGAATCGGCGTCCCAACTCCCCTCCCAGAGACGATAGCAGACCTGCATGAACTCCTCGGCGCGGTCGTAGCGCTCGTCGTGGTCCATCCGCTTTTCGAGGCCTAAGTTCCGGGCGGCACTTTCGAGGTACGAGGTGACGACGTTGAACGCCACGCGGCCGTCGGTGAGGTGATCGAGCGTCGAGAACTCGCGGGCCAACTGGTAGGGGTGGGCGTAAGTCGTCGAGCGCGTGATCGCAAAGCCCAGATGGTCGGTCACTTCGGCCATCGCGGGGACCAGCGCCTGTGGGTGGTTCGAGGGGGTCTGGACCGCTCGCTCGATGGCCATCTCCCGGTCGTCGCTGTAGACGTCGTAGATCCCCCGCACGTCGGCGAAGAAGATCGCGTCGAACCCGCCGCGTTCCGCGGTGCGTGCGACCTCGGTCCAGTACTCTCTGTCCGTATAGCGATGGGATTGGTCGCCCGGATAGCGCCACGACCCGGCGCTGACATGTTCGACCGAGTTCATCGTAAAGAGGTTGAGCCCCATTCGCTCGGCGGTCATATGCGTGGGGTCGGTCGCCGCTATCAAAAGCCGCTTGATAGCGTCGAAGGGGGATGAGAGTGGAGTAGGTCGATTTAGAGGTATCCGACGGGGGATGCGGGGCGGACCGCGAGCGCTTCGCGCTCGCGGCCTTTTTGTCGCCGGAAATCATAGATTTCCGGCTGCTAACCAGAACGCTTCGCGTTCTGGTGATGTGGCTGGATTCCGCCGGAATCCAGCTGCTTGCCGGATGTAATCCGGCAATGGAGGAGATTTTTGCGGCGAGTGGTTCCCGCAGCACGCCTCCGGCGTGCGAGGAAACCCGAGCCGTAAAAAGGCCCGCTAGCAGGAACAGTAGTACTCGATCCCGCCGAACTTCGTCCGGATCACGTCGTAGGCCGGCGCGGGATCGCTCGGGGAATAGACGCCGGTCGCCAGGTCGTCGCCGTCCTCGAACGCCCCGGAGACGAGCGCGGTCCACTGCCCTTCGGTGAGGACGTCACCAAAGGACTCGTCGGTCGCGAGCAGTTCGAGGTAGTCGGGGAGGTAGACCCATCGAGAATCGGTGATCTCGGCGGGTTCGTACGCCGCGTCGGTCGCGTCGGCGTAGGCGGCCATCGGGAGGTTCACGCCCGCGAAGACCGGCAGGCCGATCCACTTCCACGGGCGGGTGTTGATGTCGAGCAGGACGTACTCCTTGCGTTCGCGGTCGTAGACGAACTCGGATTCGCTGATCCCGTAGTAACCCGTCTCCGAGAGCACCGAGAGGGCGCGCTCCTCGATCTCGGGGCGATCCACGCGCTCGACGACACACGAGGTGCCGAAGGCCAGTGGATACCTGACCAACGGGTTGCCGACGAAGGTCAGTGGGTCGCCGCTCGGGGGAACGTAGGAGGCCAGCGAGCAGTCCTCGCCCCGTGCGATCGGCACGCGCTCCTGGGCCATAACTCGAATATCGGCCTCGCGGGCGGTCGCGATCACCTCGGCGTACTCGTTTTCACTACCGACCTCGATGACGTTCGTCCCCACCGCCTCCTCGAACTCGCGTTTCCGGGCGGGCTTGATCACGAACGGGAGCTCCAGTTCGTCAAGGACCTCTTCGGGATCGATCGGGTCGCCCAGCGCCTCGGCGGCGTCGGGCGAGCCCTCCCCGATCCCCGCGATCCGGTAGGTCTCGGGGTACGGTACGCCGAGGCGCTGGGCGAGACCGTACAGGGATTCCTTGTCGAGGACCCGATCGATGACGTCCTTCTCGGCGAAGGGCAGACGCACGCCCTCGGGGTCGGCGTCGGCGAAGGCGTGGACCCACTCGTCCATACAGCCGAACGCGACCGGTTCGCCCTCGACGGCCCCCGCGATGGCTTCGACGTCCTCGCGAAAGCCGTCGAGGTCGTCCAGCGGATACGTCACTTCACCGGCGAACGCGACGGCCTCGGAGGAGGGTGCGACCCCGTCGCCGTTGCGGTCGAGCGCGATCACGGGCACGTCGTGGGCGGCGAGCGCACGGGCGACTCCTAATCCCGTTATGTGGGCGTTGCAGACGATCGCGGGCGGGCGTTCGAACTCCTGTTCGTTCAGTCGATCGAGGAACTGGGTGGCCATACCCGAGGATGTGCCCTTCGGAGCAAAAGCCGACCGATACCTGCAACCGGATCGGATCCGACCCCGCGGATTTTATATCACGAAATAATGGAGAGATATAGATAATTAATCGCTATTCGTTCGGTTTTATTCCTCAAATACGGAATAGATTGCGTTTCCGAGTGTCGAAAGCGTTAACACCTAGCTTGTCAACTGGTGGGTATGCCAACGGAGTTCGGGGCGCTGTCGCTCGCGCCGCCGCTGGTCGCGATCGTGCTGGCGATCGTCACCCGGCGGGCGCTGCTGTCGCTGTTCATCGGGGTATGGTCGGGGGGCGTCATCTACTCGGGGAGCCTGGGCGTCGTCCAGACGTTCACGTGGATCGTCGAGGCGATCGGGAACGACGTCTTTCACGCACAGATCATCGTCTTCGTCTCGTTGCTCGGCGCGGGGATCGCGCTGATCTGGCGGATGGGCGGGTCGCTCGCGGTCGCCAACTACGCGACGAGTCGGCTCGACTCCCACCGAAAGGTCGGAATCGCGACGTGGCTGCTGGGCATGGTCTGGTTCTTCGACGACTACGCGAACACCGCGATCGTCGGCTCCTCGATGAAGGACATCGCCGACGAGATGAACATGTCCCGCGAGAAACTCGCCTACCTGCTCGATTCGACGGCCGCGCCGGTCGCGACGTTCGGGATATCGAGCTGGGTCGCCTTCCAGATCAGCATGGTCCAGACGGGCTACGACGCGGCGGGGATCAGCGACGTCGCGCCCTCGGCGTTTCTGACCTTCATTCGAAGCATCCCGTACAACCTCTACTGCCTGTTCGCGGTGCTCATGGTCGGCATCATCGTCATCATGCGCCGGGACTTCGGCGAGATGCTCGACGCCGAACACCGCGCCCAGCGCACGGGAAAGGTCAACCGCGACGGCGCCCAACCGCTCCAGAGCATGAAGGACGACCTGGGCGATGTGATGGTCGAGGACCCGAAACTCCGGACGTTCATCCTTCCCATCCTCGCGCTGGTCGCCGTCGTCGCCGTCGGATCGGTCTGGAGCGGCTACTCGCCGGGCGCGTCGGCGCTGGAGATGGCCGAGAGCGCGGACTTCATCGGCGCGCTCGTCTGGGGCTCGTTCGCGATGGCCGCGACCGCGCTCGTGCTCGCGATGGCCTACGATATCCTCTCGCTGAGCGAGGGCATGGAGACCGTCCTCGACGGCTTCGGCATCATGCTCCACGCGATCGCCATCCTCGTGCTGGCGTGGTCGATCGGGGCGGTCGCAGAAGCGCTGGGGACCGGCGCGTACGTGACGGGCGTCGCCGAGGGGCTGATCACGCCGACGCTGCTGCCGATCGTGATCCTCTTTGCCGCGGGGTTCATCTCGTTTTCGATCGGCACCTCGTGGGGGACGATGGCGCTCGTGACCCCCGTGGCGATCCCGCTGGCGTGGGAGGTCTCGGGGGGCTCCTCGGAGATGCTCGCGGTCGCGACCGGCGCGGTGTTCTCGGGGGCGATCTTCGGCGACCACTGCTCGCCGATCTCCGATACCACCGTCCTCTCGTCGACGTTCGCCGGGGCGGACCACATCGATCACGTCCGCACCCAGATCTACTACGCGCTGACCACCGCCGCGGTCGCCACGGTCGGCTACCTGCTCTACGGGCTGACCGGCCTGCCCCAGATCGTCCTCATCCCCGTCGGGATCGCGCTGCTCGTCGCGGTCGTCTACGCGCTTTCGGAACTCGACGCGCGCCGGAAGGGGCTCTCGGCGACGCCGTTCGTCCGGCACGAGCGCGACTCGCCCGCCGACGACTGAGCGCCCACCGAAAGGCAGTTGCCCCGGTCGACGATACCTGAACCATGCTCACGCTCGCGCTCGCCGGCAAACCGAACGCCGGGAAATCCACCTTCTACAGCGCCGCGACCCGCGCCGAGGTCGACATGGCGAACTACCCATTCACGACGATCGACCCCAACAGGGGAGTGAGCTACGTCCGTACCGAGTGTCCGTGTCTCGCCCGCGAGGAACGCTGTGGCAACGAGAACTGCCGCGACGGGAAACGCTACGTCCCCGTCGAACTGATCGACGTCGCCGGGTTGGTGCCGGGTGCCCACGAGGGGAGGGGGTTGGGGAACCAGTTCCTCGACGCGCTGACCGACGCCGACGCGATCATAACGGTGGTGGACGCCTCCGGCGGGACGAACGCAGAGGGCGAACCCGTCGATGTCGGCACCTACGACCCCGTCGAGGAGATCGACTTCGTCGAGGAGGAGATGGACCGCTGGCTCGCGGGGATCGTCGCCCGGAACTGGGAGGGCGTCGAGCGCCAGTCGCGCTCGCCGGGGTTCGACGTCGACGAGGCGATTTCCGACGTCCTCACCGGCTTCGGCACGAGCGAGGCGGACGTCGCCGTCGTCCTCCGGGAGCTCGAGTACCCCGAGAACCCACGGGAGTGGACCGACGAGGACAGGGAGGAACTCGCCCGGCGGGTGCGCGCCCGGACGAAACCCATCCTCGTCGCCGCGAACAAGGCCGACATCGCGCCCGCCGAGAACCTCGAACGGTTGCGCGAAGTGGGTGAGCAGGCGGGCCGGCACGTCGTCCCCACCACGGCGGAGGGCGAACTCGCCCTGCGGAAGGGGGCGGAAGCGGGCCTGATCGAGTACGATCCGGGCGACCCCGACTTCGAGATCCTCGGCGAACTCAGCGGGGTTCAACGGGAGAAACTGACGGAACTGGGAGAGACGATGAGCGAGTACGAAGGCACGGGCGTACAGAAGGCGCTCGACGGCGCGGTCTACGACCTTCTCGATCGCTTCACGGCCTATCCCGTCCAGAACGAGACGAAGTGGACCGACGGGCAGGGAAACGTGCTTCCCGACGCCTTCCTGCTTCCTCGGGGCTCGACGCCGAAGGACCTCGCCTACGCGGTCCACTCGGACATCGGCGAGGGCTACCTCCACGCCGTCGATGCGCGCTCGAAGCGCCGGATCGGAGAGGACCACGAGCTATCGGAGGGCGACGTGATCAAGATCGTGAGCACGGCGAAGTGAGCAGAACCGTTAGTAGCGCTCGGTCGAACGGGGAACCATGAGCGACGAGGAGGGCCGGACGGCGGGCGACGGGGATGAAGGCGACGGTCTCGGAGGGATGCTCCTGATGATCGGCTTTCTCGACGTGCTGTTGCTCGGGGTCGCGCTCTACGCGTTCTCGCTCAGCGATCCGACGGTCGGAACGGGGATCCTCGCGCTCGCACTCCTGCTCACGGGGATCGACGTGTGGCTCTACCGGCGTGGCTCCTTCTGAGGGTATATCCCCGCCGACGCCGAGTATCCACCATGACCGACCGTGTGACCGTCTCGCTCGACGCCGAGTCGCGTGCGGCCCTCGACACGCTGGTTTCCGAAACCGGCGACGGGCAAAGCGCCGCGGTCCGCCGGGCGCTGACCTTCTACGCCGCGAATCTCGAGGCCGCCGAGACGGACGTGAGCGCCGACCTCCAGCAATACCACCGCCTGCTCTCGACGGGCGAACACGTCCTGCTCGACGTCGATTTCCTCCACTGTTTCCTCGAGTACGTCTACCGCGAGGGCGAGCCCGACCCCGAGTTCCAGTCCGCCGCCGACCGCGTCGCGGACTTCCACGCCGCCGAGTACGCGGAGCGGTTCTCGGATCTGAGCGACGTCCTCGAGTGGCTCTCACTGTGTGGTTTCCTCAGCGTCCGCGGGGTCGAAGACGGGACCTACCACGTCGTCTTCCCCTCCGAACCCACCAAGCGGTTCATGCTCCGTTTCGTCGAGCGCTCGACGGCCGACCTACCCTTCGAGGTCGACGTTGAGGAGGGGGTCGCCAAGGCGCTGCTCACTCGTCGAGAGCGGAGCGGATAACGAGTTCATACACGTGACAGCACGCGTATGAACGCGTCTCAATAAGGTTCATACCCCGTGACCGGGTTCGTGAGGTCATAGCATGGGAGAGAACGCATGGCACTGAGGGATCGGCTGAGAGCGATCGGGCCGGGGGCGATCGTCGCGGCGGCGTTCGTCGGGCCCGGCACGGTAACGACCGCGAGCGTCATCGGCGCGGGGTACGCCTACGTGCTGGTCTGGACGATCGCCTTCTCGATCGTCGCGACGATCGTCCTCCAGGAGATGAGCGCCCGTCTGGGGCTCGTCTCCCGGGAAGGGCTGGGCGAGGCGCTCAGGGACGAGTTCGACCACCCCGCCGCGAAGACCGCGAGCGTCGTCCTCGTCGTGAGCGCGATCGGGATCGGCACCGCGGCCTTCCAGACGGGGAACATCGTCGGCGGCGCGGCCGGACTCGCGACCATCACCGGGATCGAGGCGAGCGTCTGGGGGCCGCTGATCGGCCTGGTCGCGGCGGGGCTGCTCTGGACGGGAAATTATAAACTGATCGAGCGGACCTTCGTCGCGCTGGTGATCGTCATGGGCCTTGCGTTCGTCGCGAACGCGGTCCTCGTGCGGCCCGACCTCGGCTCGCTGGGTCGGGGGTTCGTCCCCGCCGTTCCGGAGGGGTCGGCCTACCTCATTGCGGGATTGATCGGGACGACGGTCGTGGGCTACAACCTCTTCCTGCACGCGAGCACGGTCCAGGAGCGCTGGGACGGGCCCGCGGACCTCGCGGAATGTCGGACCGACACCGTCGCCTCGGTCCTGTTCGGCGGCGCGATCACCCTTTCCATCGTTATCACCGCCGCCGCGGTCTTCCCCGCGGGCACCGAGATCGGCGACGTCGGCGAGATGGCCAACCAGCTCGAACCGCTGTTCGGCGGGCTGGCGCTGACCTTCTTCGCGGTCGGCCTCTTCGCCGCGGGCTTCACGAGCGCGATGAGCGCGCCGCTCGCCGGGGCGTACGCCACCGCCGGGGCGCTGGGCTGGGACGTGGACCTGAAATCCACGCGGTTCAGGGCGATCTGGCTCGCGATCCTCGGCACTGGAACGGTCTTCTCGGGACTGGGCTACGACCCCGTTCAGGTGATCGTCTTCGCGCAGGTCGCCAACGGGATCCTGCTTCCCATACTGGCCGTGTTCCTCATCTACGCGATGAACAACGACGGCCTGCTCGGCAAGCACACCAACACCACCGTGCAGAACGCGCTGGGGGCGATCGTCACGCTCGTCGTGATCGGCATCGGACTGCAGACGCTGTACGACACGCTCGTACTATGACGGGAACACACATCGGGATCGACGTCGGCGGCACGTTCACCGACGTGGCGCTCTACGACGACGGCGACCTCACGACGGCGAAGGTACCGAGTACGGCGGATCAGAGCGTCGGCGTGATGGAGGGGATCGAGAAGGCCTGCGAGGAGGCGGGGGTCAGTCCTCCTGAAATCGACGCTTTCAGCCACGCGATGACCGTCTCGGTCAACGCGTTGCTCGAACGCAAGGGGGCGAAGACGGCGCTCGTGACCACCGAGGGCTTTCGTGACGTGCTGGAGATCGGCCGGCAGGCCCGACCCGACCTCTACGACCTCGACGCGGAGAAGCCCGCGCCGCTGGTGCCCCGGAAGCGCCGGTTCGAGATCGACGAGCGCACCACCCCCGAGGGGATCGAGCAGGAGGTCGACGAGGACGAGGTCCGCGAACTCGTCCGCGGGATCGACACCAGCGTCGAGAGCGTCGCGGTCTGCCTGCTACACGCCTACGCCCACGACGGCAACGAGCGACGGGTCGCTGAGGTACTGCGCGAGGAACTCGATGTCCCCGTCTCGACCTCCAGCGGGGTGCTCGCCGAATTCAGGGAGTTCGAGCGGTGTTCGACGACGGCGGTCGACGCCTACGTCACGCCCGCGATCGACTCGTACGTCGGACGGCTCGCAGAACGCGCCGCGGAGGCGGGCGTCCCGACGCCACGGATCATGCAGTCGAACGGCGGGACCGCCGAGGCCGAAACCGTGAGGGAACACGCCGTTACGACCACCCTCTCGGGGCCGGCGGCGGGCGTCGTCGGCGCGGGGGCCACAGTCTCCCGAAAAGGGGGGCTCGTGACCTTCGACATGGGCGGGACCTCCAGCGACGTAAG from Halalkalicoccus sp. NIPERK01 harbors:
- a CDS encoding ribbon-helix-helix protein, CopG family, whose protein sequence is MTDRVTVSLDAESRAALDTLVSETGDGQSAAVRRALTFYAANLEAAETDVSADLQQYHRLLSTGEHVLLDVDFLHCFLEYVYREGEPDPEFQSAADRVADFHAAEYAERFSDLSDVLEWLSLCGFLSVRGVEDGTYHVVFPSEPTKRFMLRFVERSTADLPFEVDVEEGVAKALLTRRERSG
- a CDS encoding carboxylate--amine ligase, which encodes MATQFLDRLNEQEFERPPAIVCNAHITGLGVARALAAHDVPVIALDRNGDGVAPSSEAVAFAGEVTYPLDDLDGFREDVEAIAGAVEGEPVAFGCMDEWVHAFADADPEGVRLPFAEKDVIDRVLDKESLYGLAQRLGVPYPETYRIAGIGEGSPDAAEALGDPIDPEEVLDELELPFVIKPARKREFEEAVGTNVIEVGSENEYAEVIATAREADIRVMAQERVPIARGEDCSLASYVPPSGDPLTFVGNPLVRYPLAFGTSCVVERVDRPEIEERALSVLSETGYYGISESEFVYDRERKEYVLLDINTRPWKWIGLPVFAGVNLPMAAYADATDAAYEPAEITDSRWVYLPDYLELLATDESFGDVLTEGQWTALVSGAFEDGDDLATGVYSPSDPAPAYDVIRTKFGGIEYYCSC
- a CDS encoding Na+/H+ antiporter NhaC family protein — its product is MPTEFGALSLAPPLVAIVLAIVTRRALLSLFIGVWSGGVIYSGSLGVVQTFTWIVEAIGNDVFHAQIIVFVSLLGAGIALIWRMGGSLAVANYATSRLDSHRKVGIATWLLGMVWFFDDYANTAIVGSSMKDIADEMNMSREKLAYLLDSTAAPVATFGISSWVAFQISMVQTGYDAAGISDVAPSAFLTFIRSIPYNLYCLFAVLMVGIIVIMRRDFGEMLDAEHRAQRTGKVNRDGAQPLQSMKDDLGDVMVEDPKLRTFILPILALVAVVAVGSVWSGYSPGASALEMAESADFIGALVWGSFAMAATALVLAMAYDILSLSEGMETVLDGFGIMLHAIAILVLAWSIGAVAEALGTGAYVTGVAEGLITPTLLPIVILFAAGFISFSIGTSWGTMALVTPVAIPLAWEVSGGSSEMLAVATGAVFSGAIFGDHCSPISDTTVLSSTFAGADHIDHVRTQIYYALTTAAVATVGYLLYGLTGLPQIVLIPVGIALLVAVVYALSELDARRKGLSATPFVRHERDSPADD
- a CDS encoding redox-regulated ATPase YchF — translated: MLTLALAGKPNAGKSTFYSAATRAEVDMANYPFTTIDPNRGVSYVRTECPCLAREERCGNENCRDGKRYVPVELIDVAGLVPGAHEGRGLGNQFLDALTDADAIITVVDASGGTNAEGEPVDVGTYDPVEEIDFVEEEMDRWLAGIVARNWEGVERQSRSPGFDVDEAISDVLTGFGTSEADVAVVLRELEYPENPREWTDEDREELARRVRARTKPILVAANKADIAPAENLERLREVGEQAGRHVVPTTAEGELALRKGAEAGLIEYDPGDPDFEILGELSGVQREKLTELGETMSEYEGTGVQKALDGAVYDLLDRFTAYPVQNETKWTDGQGNVLPDAFLLPRGSTPKDLAYAVHSDIGEGYLHAVDARSKRRIGEDHELSEGDVIKIVSTAK
- a CDS encoding LLM class flavin-dependent oxidoreductase, with product MTAERMGLNLFTMNSVEHVSAGSWRYPGDQSHRYTDREYWTEVARTAERGGFDAIFFADVRGIYDVYSDDREMAIERAVQTPSNHPQALVPAMAEVTDHLGFAITRSTTYAHPYQLAREFSTLDHLTDGRVAFNVVTSYLESAARNLGLEKRMDHDERYDRAEEFMQVCYRLWEGSWDADSVIRDRERGIYTDPEKVREIGFEGEYFDVQGPHGCEPSPQRTPVIYQAGSSERGRAFAAKNAEAVFTSQPTEEGVREYMADMRERAAECGRSPDSLDFFAGIVPIVGETREIAEAKHESYKETIDVEATLALLSGFMDMDLSELDPDQRVEYIETEAIQGAVNAFTRSDPDREWTVREMARFAGLGTTSPVVVGTPVEIADAFEHWFREVGVDGFNVKEVVRPASLRNFVDLVVPELRDRGLVREEYAGDTLRETMTGRSGLPEDHPGKREALSAMGL
- a CDS encoding GNAT family N-acetyltransferase, which gives rise to MNAQTEPDLDHGDRERIYAYLKDHGPTDYESVQEATFPQDPGGFRHHVAILKRNGLVEEALGGGLQVVPELEGEEEEFTRDGVEFHVRPARQADLSGILGVLRQVAEKRTYIVAETVAQELDHERELLRQDDVESRVFFVATVNEEVVGWVHLQSPEIEKLSHTSELTMGVLEEYRGHGLGGHLLERGLEWAGSQGYERVYQSIPSTNEGAVEFLEDHGWEVEAVREGHYKIDDEYVDEVMMAVSL
- a CDS encoding Nramp family divalent metal transporter, with protein sequence MALRDRLRAIGPGAIVAAAFVGPGTVTTASVIGAGYAYVLVWTIAFSIVATIVLQEMSARLGLVSREGLGEALRDEFDHPAAKTASVVLVVSAIGIGTAAFQTGNIVGGAAGLATITGIEASVWGPLIGLVAAGLLWTGNYKLIERTFVALVIVMGLAFVANAVLVRPDLGSLGRGFVPAVPEGSAYLIAGLIGTTVVGYNLFLHASTVQERWDGPADLAECRTDTVASVLFGGAITLSIVITAAAVFPAGTEIGDVGEMANQLEPLFGGLALTFFAVGLFAAGFTSAMSAPLAGAYATAGALGWDVDLKSTRFRAIWLAILGTGTVFSGLGYDPVQVIVFAQVANGILLPILAVFLIYAMNNDGLLGKHTNTTVQNALGAIVTLVVIGIGLQTLYDTLVL